From one Pararge aegeria chromosome 21, ilParAegt1.1, whole genome shotgun sequence genomic stretch:
- the LOC120633479 gene encoding LOW QUALITY PROTEIN: regulator of hypoxia-inducible factor 1-like (The sequence of the model RefSeq protein was modified relative to this genomic sequence to represent the inferred CDS: inserted 1 base in 1 codon) encodes MLIIYYLNDTEYSRLPPIYHVDNYTECLRRPDDVYCTVNFDLVSDDQSELLELIQEYSERKITHFNHSKIRHSVCVTQNCQPYIRNKTAVTAELLEGCLNGTIWKDYNLKTKVENHYCHTLSDNNLEVDTSDIVVALVLLAILLLNIIGSINDMKCMPNSKEERSLLSCFSISRNWKNLVKHADYKDPRLERLKGINIWRCIILVGVVMVHCTWPFLIAVDNPYSIEMSFYDLSQHVIINGSIALQAYLVISGFLLSYKMQLYSEEKRLSWRMVPNGILMRYLRLTPVYAVTIALVATWMKFAGNGPFWEVSGGLVRSLCRSRWWENLLYINNYFYNSQCVAVAWYVGVDMHMFVLGIITCVAVRSQGCRRAAVLVTLFILGVVIPGVHIYVRDLYPIMIMEPHETRTLFENDPTVNEVYKMSHNNIVSYVVGMALGYLVYRLQQLDIDINKYKKYRLIYWSLLPLLIVIILSGRMFYRDGPKEPIYVRVIYGALVKPIFALSFAGLFCGTIFKLVNVYRSVFEWRIWTTPARLSYCVYIIHLPFLRLFISLRTTLLTHSSLNQLLMLFGVTAVSFIAAVPLWXVEAPFVELTKYWSSRENLLKNLSNTLTALSRS; translated from the exons ATACGGAATACAGCCGCTTGCCCCCCATCTACCACGTTGACAACTACACCGAATGCCTGCGACGACCCGATGACGTGTACTGTACAGTCAACTTCGACCTGGTGTCAGATGACCAGAGTGAACTGCTCGAATTGATCCAG GAGTATTCGGAAAGAAAAATAACACATTTCAATCACTCAAAAATACGACACAGCGTCTGTGTAACTCAGAATTGTCAACCGTATATACGAAATAAAACTGCAGTAACAGCGGAGCTCCTCGAGGGATGCCTGAACGGTACTATTTGGAAGGACTACAATCTGAAGAcgaaagtggaaaaccattacTGTCACACCCTTTCTGACAATAATTTAGAAGTAGATACTAGTGATATAGTAGTAGCATTAGTGCTACTTGCAATACTTCTACTTAATATAATCGGAAGCATAAATGACATGAAATGTATGCCAAATAGTAAAGAAg aaagAAGTCTATTGTCATGTTTTTCAATAAGCAGAAATTGGAAGAATCTCGTAAAACACGCAGATTACAAAGATCCACGATTAGAAAGATTGAAAGGGATAAATATCTGGAg GTGCATAATTTTGGTGGGCGTTGTCATGGTTCACTGCACGTGGCCCTTCCTCATAGCTGTCGACAACCCCTACAGCATAGAAATG AGCTTCTACGACTTGTCTCAGCATGTGATAATCAATGGCTCGATAGCGCTGCAAGCGTACCTGGTGATATCGGGTTTCCTGCTGTCGTACAAGATGCAGCTGTACTCGGAGGAGAAGCGTCTCAGCTGGCGCATGGTACCGAATGGAATCCTCATGAGATATTTAAG ACTTACTCCTGTTTACGCGGTGACGATAGCTTTGGTGGCCACATGGATGAAATTCGCCGGAAATGGGCCTTTTTGGGAA GTATCAGGAGGCTTAGTGAGATCTCTTTGCCGAAGTCGCTGGTGGGAAAATCTGCTCTACATTAACAATTACTTTTACAATTCTCAATGCGTTGCCGTGGCATGGTATG TGGGAGTGGACATGCATATGTTCGTGCTCGGCATCATCACGTGCGTGGCTGTGAGAAGCCAGGGGTGTCGTCGGGCCGCAGTCCTGGTAACTCTCTTTATCCTCGGTGTGGTCATACCAGGCGTCCACATCTACGTGCGAGATCTCTACCCTATTATGATTATGGAACCCCA TGAAACCCGTACATTATTTGAGAATGATCCGACTGTCAACGAGGTGTACAAAATGAGCCACAACAACATTGTGAGCTACGTCGTGGGCATGGCGCTTGGCTACCTCGTGTACAGGCTCCAGCAGCTCGACATTGACATCAACAAGTATAAA AAATACCGTTTAATTTATTGGAGCCTGCTGCCACTGCTTATCGTCATCATATTATCCGGCCGCATGTTCTACAGAGATGGCCCCAAGGAGCCTATCTACGTGCGAGTGATCTACGGCGCTCTCGTTAAACCAATCTTCGCCCTCTCCTTCGCAGGCCTCTTCTGTGGAACGATCTTTAAATTGGTAA ATGTCTACAGGAGTGTATTCGAATGGAGGATCTGGACGACTCCGGCTCGGCTGAGCTACTGCGTGTACATCATCCACCTGCCCTTCCTGAGATTATTCATCTCTTTGAGAACCACACTATTGACGCACTCGTCATTAAACCAG TTATTAATGCTGTTCGGCGTCACCGCTGTCTCGTTCATCGCCGCAGTGCCGCTGT TGGTGGAGGCGCCGTTCGTCGAGCTCACCAAGTACTGGAGCTCACGAGAGAACTTGCTGAAAAACCTGTCGAATACACTAACGGCACTCAGCAGAAGCTAG
- the LOC120633254 gene encoding uncharacterized protein LOC120633254 isoform X1 — MTESDVILNEILERVAKEQGYEDFQLTSKQISSGGANYTSYIYQASITAPNKEELKLFVKVAAAGEKMRETSPFKVYEIESYGYNVLLKSYKALEEKHNVPKEHRLATPKFYGTSDVYLREAVVLEDLSASGFTTYDRFQSIDWEYASKSVQNLAKLHALSIAWSVEDPQGFENTAISSLTDKMEGLLAYLSTVIMNAVEVTREENKERLSKFAKQLLGDKNYLVGLYRPIRRPVIAHGDYRPSNLMHKVQEDGTVVIVCVDYQTLQRANPILDLMYFIFNGSDKSFRDQHYKQTLECYYAELRAALRRFSLDPDEIYPREDFDYELQKVLPLGLATGMYCLQLTTVEEQDAPPVCKDIAITDFTINPSTLFKKRLNEIVDDFIAMGVI; from the exons ATGACGGAAAGCGATGTAATCCTGAACGAAATTCTCGAGAGAGTGGCTAAAGAGCAAGGCTACGAAGATTTTCAATTGACGTCAAAACAAATATCAAGCGGCGGAGCTAACTATACAAGCTACATCTATCAAGCTAGTATCACAGCACCAAATAAAGAAGAGCTCAAGCTATTTGTTAAAGTAGCTGCAGCTGGCGAAAAGATGAGAGAAACTTCGCCATTTAAAGTTTACGAAATCGAAAGCTACGGATACAACGTATTGCTAAAATCGTATAAAGCTCTCGAAGAAAAGCACAACGTTCCCAAAGAGCATAGATTGGCTACCCCAAAATTTTATGGAACCAGCGATGTATATCTTCGAGAAGCAGTGGTCCTAGAAGACTTATCAGCATCTGGATTCACGACGTATGACAGGTTCCAATCAATAGACTGGGAATATGCGTCTAAAAGCGTTCAGAACTTAGCGAAACTCCACGCGTTATCCATCGCTTGGTCAGTTGAGGATCCGCAAGGGTTTGAAAACACTGCCATCTCATCATTGACAGACAAGATGGAAGGCCTCTTGGCTTACTTGAGCACAGTGATCATGAATGCTGTCGAGGTCACGAGGGAGGAGAATAAGGAACGTCTCTCGAAATTTGCAAAGCAACTActgggagataaaaattacctCGTGGGGCTTTACAGACCCATAAGGCGGCCGGTGATTGCTCATGGTGACTACAGACCAAGTAATTTAATGCATAAGGTCCAGGAG GACGGCACCGTAGTAATTGTCTGTGTGGACTACCAAACGCTACAGCGAGCAAATCCGATCTTAGACCTGATGTATTTCATCTTCAACGGATCAGACAAGAGCTTCCGCGACCAGCACTACAAGCAGACCCTGGAGTGCTACTACGCGGAGCTACGCGCCGCACTCCGGAGGTTTAGCCTCGACCCCGATGAGATATATCCCAGGGAGGACTTCGATTATGAGTTGCAGAAG GTATTGCCTTTAGGACTAGCAACAGGAATGTACTGCCTGCAGCTCACAACAGTGGAAGAACAGGATGCTCCGCCGGTGTGCAAGGACATCGCGATTACTGACTTCACCATCAACCCGAGCACCCTGTTTAAGAAGCGACTCAACGAAATCGTCGACGACTTCATTGCGATGGGCGTTatttga